A single genomic interval of Rubripirellula reticaptiva harbors:
- a CDS encoding UbiD family decarboxylase — MKHRSTRDVIEDLRRGGRLIQIDDEVDPYLEMAEIQRRVYLNGGPGLLFTRVRGSKFPAASNLFASLEQARYLFRDTLESVRRLIEVKLDPSALPKHPLRYAGVPLTALRMLPRGVRSGAVQANQCQVSDLPPIKCWPDDGGAFVTLPQVLSDDPTAAGASNQSRLMRVNLGMYRIQLTGNDYVPNQEIGLHYQIHRGIGVHHRAALDRGEPLRVCITVGGSPAMSLAAVMPLPEGLTELTFGGALAGRRTAMVKGSHAPIYADADFAIVGTIDPAAAKPEGPFGDHLGYYSLQHPFPLMKVEKVYHRNDAIWPFTVVGRPPQEDTTFGQLIHELTDPIIPSVIPGVKAVHAVDAAGVHPLLLAIGSERYMPYLERVQPQELLTQANAILGNGQLSLAKYLWITDDPECAMDIHDESAFFSHVLSRVDWRRDLHFQTRTTIDTLDYSGTGLNQGSKVVVAATGAPIRSLPAELPLELTLPDGFRNPRVVIPGVLAIEGPACKTDNDRQALVRFVCAFTSGSPLDQFPLVTLVDDSDFVARSFSNWLWVTFTRSNPAVDVDGIEASIHQKHWGCRGSLVIDARIKPHHAPPLIEDPEVTARVDARATRGDALAKYL, encoded by the coding sequence GTGAAACACCGTAGCACTCGAGATGTCATCGAAGACCTTCGCCGGGGCGGTCGTTTGATTCAGATCGACGACGAAGTCGATCCATATCTTGAAATGGCCGAGATTCAACGGCGCGTTTATCTCAATGGCGGCCCGGGATTACTGTTCACTCGCGTTCGCGGTTCCAAGTTTCCGGCGGCATCAAACCTTTTTGCGTCGCTTGAACAGGCACGTTATCTGTTTCGCGACACGTTGGAGTCGGTCCGGCGTTTGATTGAAGTCAAGCTGGATCCTTCTGCCCTTCCCAAGCATCCGCTGCGGTATGCGGGCGTTCCCCTGACGGCGCTGCGAATGCTGCCTCGCGGTGTGCGCAGCGGCGCGGTCCAGGCGAACCAGTGTCAGGTCTCGGACTTACCGCCGATCAAATGTTGGCCCGATGACGGAGGGGCGTTTGTGACGCTGCCGCAAGTTCTCAGTGATGATCCAACTGCGGCCGGTGCTTCGAACCAAAGTCGATTGATGCGGGTCAATCTTGGTATGTATCGCATTCAGTTGACGGGTAATGACTATGTGCCCAACCAAGAGATTGGATTGCACTATCAGATTCACCGCGGTATCGGTGTCCACCATCGGGCGGCGCTGGACCGTGGCGAACCGCTTCGAGTCTGCATTACGGTCGGCGGTTCACCTGCGATGTCGTTAGCGGCGGTGATGCCACTACCCGAAGGGTTAACTGAGCTGACCTTTGGCGGTGCCCTGGCGGGACGCCGAACGGCGATGGTGAAAGGATCACATGCGCCGATTTACGCGGACGCAGACTTTGCGATCGTTGGAACGATCGATCCCGCGGCTGCGAAACCCGAGGGGCCATTTGGTGATCACTTGGGATACTACAGTTTGCAGCATCCGTTTCCATTGATGAAAGTTGAAAAGGTGTACCACCGTAATGACGCGATTTGGCCTTTCACGGTGGTCGGCCGACCGCCTCAAGAAGACACGACGTTTGGTCAGTTGATCCACGAGTTGACGGACCCGATCATTCCATCGGTGATCCCTGGCGTGAAGGCTGTTCACGCGGTCGATGCGGCAGGCGTCCATCCTTTGCTGTTAGCGATCGGCAGCGAACGTTACATGCCGTACTTGGAACGTGTGCAACCGCAAGAGTTGCTGACCCAGGCCAATGCGATTCTTGGCAACGGTCAGTTGTCGCTGGCAAAGTATCTCTGGATCACCGATGATCCCGAATGCGCAATGGACATTCACGACGAGTCAGCGTTTTTTAGTCACGTGCTGTCGCGTGTCGATTGGCGACGCGACTTGCATTTTCAAACTCGCACGACGATCGATACGCTTGATTACAGCGGGACCGGACTAAATCAAGGATCCAAGGTGGTTGTCGCGGCCACGGGAGCACCCATTCGCAGTTTGCCCGCAGAGTTGCCGTTGGAATTGACGTTGCCCGATGGTTTCCGCAACCCGCGGGTGGTGATTCCCGGTGTGCTGGCGATTGAAGGGCCAGCTTGCAAAACTGACAATGATCGCCAAGCACTCGTTCGATTCGTTTGTGCCTTTACCTCGGGTTCGCCACTGGACCAGTTTCCACTGGTGACGCTGGTCGATGACAGTGATTTTGTGGCCCGTAGTTTTTCGAATTGGTTATGGGTCACGTTCACGCGCAGCAATCCGGCCGTCGACGTTGACGGTATCGAGGCGTCGATCCACCAAAAACACTGGGGGTGTCGCGGTTCGCTTGTGATTGATGCAAGAATCAAGCCTCACCATGCACCACCGTTGATCGAAGATCCCGAAGTCACAGCCCGAGTCGACGCCCGTGCGACTCGCGGCGATGCCCTTGCCAAGTACCTTTGA
- a CDS encoding SDR family NAD(P)-dependent oxidoreductase, with protein sequence MPNLQDVFDCDSPVALVTGSGAPRVGRGIATHLASLGCRIALHANTSVDQAHQAAEQMRSEHGADVIVTEGALDDERVPDRLVAQTHDHFKRIDILVNSAAIWRPTPLAQVTADEMRRYFEINTIASFLCARAAAMLMAPQTRGGSIINIGDWATGRPYLDHAAYFPSKGGVEVMTRSLAVEFAELNRRIRVNCIQPGPVLLDESVTKAQQDRLAACSLVGRIGTPEHVAHAVQFLCENDFVTGVCLPVDGGRSIFASDGVQVGMNTG encoded by the coding sequence ATGCCGAACTTACAAGACGTTTTTGATTGTGATTCGCCCGTTGCGTTGGTCACGGGAAGCGGTGCGCCGAGAGTCGGTCGAGGGATTGCCACGCACTTGGCGTCACTCGGTTGTCGAATTGCATTGCACGCCAACACATCAGTTGACCAAGCACACCAAGCCGCAGAGCAAATGCGATCCGAACATGGTGCGGATGTTATCGTGACTGAGGGGGCGCTGGATGACGAGCGAGTTCCCGATCGATTGGTGGCTCAAACGCACGACCACTTCAAGCGAATCGATATCCTGGTCAACAGCGCTGCGATTTGGCGTCCGACGCCGCTGGCCCAGGTTACCGCAGACGAGATGCGACGCTATTTCGAAATCAACACGATCGCGTCATTCTTGTGCGCGCGGGCGGCAGCCATGTTGATGGCTCCGCAAACCCGTGGCGGTTCGATCATCAACATCGGTGACTGGGCAACGGGACGACCGTACTTGGATCACGCAGCGTATTTCCCAAGCAAGGGAGGCGTCGAGGTAATGACGCGATCATTAGCCGTCGAGTTTGCTGAATTGAATCGCCGCATCCGAGTCAACTGTATTCAACCCGGCCCGGTGCTGTTGGATGAATCGGTGACAAAGGCGCAACAGGATCGACTGGCCGCCTGCTCGTTGGTCGGCCGAATTGGGACGCCCGAGCATGTGGCACACGCGGTGCAGTTTCTGTGCGAAAATGATTTCGTCACGGGCGTGTGTTTACCGGTTGATGGCGGACGCAGCATTTTTGCTTCGGACGGTGTTCAGGTCGGTATGAACACTGGCTAA
- a CDS encoding amidohydrolase family protein, whose protein sequence is MSDSTRIYTARWILPIASAPIEGGWIRINAERIVDVSSDRPPIDAIDLGNVAVLPGLVNSHTHLEFSDLSHPIGQPNVPLPTWIGKVVTQRGTTTNETKNAAIEAGLRESAEAGVCLIGEITSPPCNYPVTPQTPAIVSLAEVLGLSDARSSERFAAGLLHNEQKENGGWSPHAPYSTTWATIERCVAESARSLRPLAMHVAESPSERELLSQGTGPFADALHAMGVWRDDLFPWGEPPFDSLIDQLALAHHALLVHGNDLRSAELQRIATYKNLTLVYCPRTHAYFGYAPHPVAECLTAGIRVALGTDSRASNPDLNLWSEVQFLLNHRPDIDPAEVLKMATLNGATALGRLEFGRIQPGCSSAMGTITTSATTIEGVFEDMAAETYHPIA, encoded by the coding sequence TTGTCCGACTCCACACGCATCTACACCGCTCGTTGGATTCTGCCGATCGCCAGCGCACCAATCGAAGGTGGCTGGATTCGAATCAATGCAGAACGGATCGTCGACGTTTCATCCGACCGTCCGCCCATCGACGCCATTGACCTTGGCAACGTCGCCGTCCTGCCCGGGCTGGTCAACTCGCACACCCATCTCGAATTTTCGGATCTGTCACATCCCATTGGCCAACCCAATGTTCCATTGCCAACATGGATTGGAAAAGTGGTCACCCAACGCGGCACCACAACGAACGAAACAAAAAACGCCGCGATCGAGGCAGGACTTCGTGAATCCGCCGAAGCGGGTGTCTGTTTGATCGGCGAAATCACTTCGCCCCCCTGCAACTATCCCGTCACGCCCCAAACACCCGCGATCGTTTCGCTAGCCGAAGTCTTGGGCCTTTCCGATGCTCGCAGCAGCGAACGTTTTGCCGCCGGACTTCTCCACAACGAACAGAAAGAAAACGGTGGATGGAGTCCGCATGCACCGTACTCGACCACATGGGCAACCATCGAGCGTTGTGTCGCCGAATCGGCGCGTTCGCTTCGGCCGCTCGCGATGCACGTGGCCGAGTCGCCCTCCGAACGAGAACTTTTGTCCCAGGGGACCGGACCGTTTGCCGATGCCCTGCATGCGATGGGCGTTTGGCGAGACGATCTTTTTCCGTGGGGCGAGCCACCCTTCGACTCGTTGATCGATCAACTTGCACTCGCCCATCACGCGTTGCTGGTTCATGGCAACGACTTGCGATCCGCCGAACTGCAAAGGATCGCTACGTATAAAAACCTAACTCTGGTCTATTGCCCACGCACGCATGCGTACTTTGGCTACGCCCCGCATCCGGTCGCCGAGTGTTTGACAGCCGGAATTCGCGTGGCGCTGGGCACTGATTCACGGGCCAGCAATCCGGACCTGAATCTATGGAGCGAGGTTCAATTCCTCTTGAACCATCGCCCTGATATCGATCCGGCCGAAGTCTTGAAGATGGCAACTCTTAACGGAGCCACTGCTTTAGGCCGGCTTGAGTTTGGCCGCATCCAGCCAGGATGCAGTTCGGCGATGGGAACGATCACAACCAGCGCGACAACGATCGAAGGTGTCTTTGAAGACATGGCAGCCGAAACCTACCATCCCATCGCATGA
- a CDS encoding fasciclin domain-containing protein: MAQGPLTVFAPTDKAFAKLSDGTSTRLMKLKKQGEAVYCTDVPREQRKTAYGGIWSVSLGRHDPGRPNHRISLGDDDCTERFCIDCV; encoded by the coding sequence GTGGCGCAGGGCCCCCTTACTGTGTTCGCTCCAACCGACAAAGCGTTTGCCAAACTGTCCGATGGGACAAGTACCAGGCTGATGAAACTGAAAAAACAAGGCGAAGCCGTTTACTGTACTGACGTACCACGCGAACAAAGGAAAACTGCCTACGGTGGAATTTGGAGCGTTTCACTCGGTCGACACGATCCAGGGCGACCGAACCATCGGATCAGTTTAGGCGACGACGATTGCACCGAGCGTTTTTGTATCGATTGCGTTTAA